The following coding sequences are from one Streptomyces venezuelae window:
- a CDS encoding DLW-39 family protein, whose protein sequence is MKKLLLVALAAIGGLLVYRQIQADRAEQDLWTEATDSVPTGS, encoded by the coding sequence GTGAAGAAGCTTCTCCTGGTCGCACTGGCCGCCATCGGCGGGCTCCTCGTGTACCGCCAGATCCAGGCGGATCGCGCCGAGCAGGATCTGTGGACGGAGGCGACTGACTCCGTGCCCACGGGTTCGTGA